One genomic window of Halococcus salifodinae DSM 8989 includes the following:
- a CDS encoding polyprenyl synthetase family protein — translation MRDVLAAWRPVIDREIEQLLPREIDAEYVARAFGEPSYEYDPVAIQRALPGPIWDLLDRGGKRWRAVVCCLLIDGFGADPHEYLPYACIPEILHNGTIIVDDVEDGATMRRGESALHREAGTDVALNAGNAMYFLPLNIVAHNPGDLDAETRLAIYEMLMYELNRTHLGQGMDIHWHNEQAIRMTEAQYLEMCACKTGCLGRIVARLAALITGQSDETERCAARYAERMSIAFQIGDDILDIENADEDGGAFGKAVGNDIREGKKTLMAIHAASEAAPEQAARLEELLWADDNSDDEIREAIDILRETDSVAYARERALELAAEARDALRELDIDDEIADDLAEFTRFVIERDV, via the coding sequence ATGCGCGACGTGCTCGCGGCGTGGCGGCCGGTCATCGACAGGGAGATCGAGCAGTTGCTCCCCCGCGAGATCGACGCCGAGTACGTCGCCCGCGCCTTCGGCGAGCCGAGCTACGAGTACGACCCGGTCGCCATCCAGCGCGCGCTCCCCGGCCCGATCTGGGACCTGCTCGATCGGGGCGGGAAACGCTGGCGCGCGGTGGTCTGCTGTCTCCTGATCGACGGGTTCGGCGCGGACCCCCACGAGTATCTCCCCTACGCCTGCATCCCCGAAATCCTCCACAACGGGACGATCATCGTCGACGACGTCGAAGACGGCGCGACGATGCGCCGCGGCGAGTCCGCGCTCCACCGCGAGGCCGGGACCGACGTCGCGCTCAACGCGGGCAACGCGATGTACTTCCTTCCTCTGAACATCGTCGCGCACAACCCCGGCGATCTCGACGCCGAAACCCGACTCGCGATCTACGAGATGCTGATGTACGAGCTCAACCGGACGCATCTCGGCCAGGGGATGGACATCCACTGGCACAACGAGCAGGCCATCCGGATGACCGAGGCCCAGTATCTCGAGATGTGTGCGTGCAAAACTGGTTGTCTCGGCCGGATCGTCGCACGCCTCGCCGCACTCATCACGGGCCAGTCCGACGAAACCGAACGCTGCGCCGCGCGCTACGCCGAACGGATGTCGATCGCGTTCCAGATCGGTGACGACATCCTCGACATCGAGAACGCCGACGAGGACGGCGGTGCGTTCGGCAAAGCCGTCGGCAACGACATCCGCGAGGGCAAGAAGACCCTGATGGCGATCCACGCCGCGAGCGAGGCCGCTCCCGAGCAGGCCGCGCGGCTCGAAGAACTCCTCTGGGCCGACGACAACTCCGACGACGAGATCCGTGAGGCGATCGACATCCTCCGCGAGACCGACAGCGTGGCGTACGCCCGCGAGCGCGCACTCGAACTCGCTGCCGAGGCGCGCGACGCCCTCCGCGAGCTCGATATCGATGACGAGATCGCCGACGATCTCGCCGAATTCACGCGGTTCGTCATCGAACGCGACGTCTGA